Proteins found in one Drosophila busckii strain San Diego stock center, stock number 13000-0081.31 chromosome 2R, ASM1175060v1, whole genome shotgun sequence genomic segment:
- the LOC108596056 gene encoding calbindin-32 isoform X2 — translation MDSAAAAAAKRVQIEKAHNFMRQYRDPESRELKKLSANQFMDVWEHYDKDGNGYIEGTELDGFLREFVSSANATDISPEAVTDTMLEELKSCFMEAYDDNQDGKIDIRELAQLLPMEENFLLLFRFDNPLESSVEFMKIWREYDTDNSGYIEADELKNFLRDLLKEAKKINDVSEDKLIEYTDTMLQVFDANKDGRLQLSEMAKLLPVKENFLCRQVFKGATKLTKDDIEKVFSLYDRDNSGTIENEELKGFLKDLLELVKKDDYDAQDLAAFEETIMRGVGHDKHGKISRKELTMILLTLAKISPDEEQ, via the exons ATGGattctgctgcagctgccgccgccaagCGTGTGCAAATCGAAAAGGCACACAATTTCATGCGCCAATATCGTGATCCTGAATCACGCGAGTTGAAAAAATTGTCAGCCAATCAGTTTATGGATGTGTGGGAGCACTATGACAAAGATG GCAATGGTTACATTGAGGGCACCGAGCTGGATGGCTTCTTGCGTGAGTTTGTATCCAGTGCCAATGCTACGGACATTAGCCCAGAG GCTGTTACTGACACCATGCTGGAGGAGCTGAAGTCTTGCTTCATGGAAGCCTATGATGATAATCAGGATGGCAAAATCGATATACGCGAG CTCGCTCAACTTTTGCCCATGGAGGAGaatttccttttgcttttcCGCTTCGATAATCCCTTGGAATCAAGCGTTGAATTCATGAAG atCTGGCGTGAATACGACACTGATAACTCTGGTTACATTGAGGCGGATGAGCTAAAGAATTTCTTGCGCGACTTGCTCAAGGAGGCAAAAAAGATCAATGATGTGTCCGAGGATAAGCTTATTGAATACACAGACACTATG CTACAAGTCTTCGATGCCAATAAGGATGGTCGTTTGCAGCTATCGGAAATGGCCAA ACTTCTTCCGGTTAAAGAGAATTTCCTGTGCCGTCAGGTATTCAAG gGCGCCACAAAGCTAACCAAGGATGACATTGAAAAAGTTTTCTCGCTGTATGATCGT GACAACAGCGGCACTATTGAGAATGAGGAGTTGAAGGGTTTTCTTAAGGACCTGCTCGAGCTGGTCAAGAAG GACGACTATGATGCACAGGATCTGGCTGCATTTGAGGAGACAATCATGCGTGGTGTAGGTCACGATAAGCATGGCAAGATCTCACGCAAGGAGTTGACCATGATACTGTTAACACTGGCCAAAATCTCACCCGATGAGGAACAGTAA
- the LOC108596056 gene encoding calbindin-32 isoform X1, which translates to MDSAAAAAAKRVQIEKAHNFMRQYRDPESRELKKLSANQFMDVWEHYDKDGNGYIEGTELDGFLREFVSSANATDISPEAVTDTMLEELKSCFMEAYDDNQDGKIDIRELAQLLPMEENFLLLFRFDNPLESSVEFMKIWREYDTDNSGYIEADELKNFLRDLLKEAKKINDVSEDKLIEYTDTMLQVFDANKDGRLQLSEMAKLLPVKENFLCRQVFKEGIDGATKLTKDDIEKVFSLYDRDNSGTIENEELKGFLKDLLELVKKDDYDAQDLAAFEETIMRGVGHDKHGKISRKELTMILLTLAKISPDEEQ; encoded by the exons ATGGattctgctgcagctgccgccgccaagCGTGTGCAAATCGAAAAGGCACACAATTTCATGCGCCAATATCGTGATCCTGAATCACGCGAGTTGAAAAAATTGTCAGCCAATCAGTTTATGGATGTGTGGGAGCACTATGACAAAGATG GCAATGGTTACATTGAGGGCACCGAGCTGGATGGCTTCTTGCGTGAGTTTGTATCCAGTGCCAATGCTACGGACATTAGCCCAGAG GCTGTTACTGACACCATGCTGGAGGAGCTGAAGTCTTGCTTCATGGAAGCCTATGATGATAATCAGGATGGCAAAATCGATATACGCGAG CTCGCTCAACTTTTGCCCATGGAGGAGaatttccttttgcttttcCGCTTCGATAATCCCTTGGAATCAAGCGTTGAATTCATGAAG atCTGGCGTGAATACGACACTGATAACTCTGGTTACATTGAGGCGGATGAGCTAAAGAATTTCTTGCGCGACTTGCTCAAGGAGGCAAAAAAGATCAATGATGTGTCCGAGGATAAGCTTATTGAATACACAGACACTATG CTACAAGTCTTCGATGCCAATAAGGATGGTCGTTTGCAGCTATCGGAAATGGCCAA ACTTCTTCCGGTTAAAGAGAATTTCCTGTGCCGTCAGGTATTCAAG GAGGGCATTGAT gGCGCCACAAAGCTAACCAAGGATGACATTGAAAAAGTTTTCTCGCTGTATGATCGT GACAACAGCGGCACTATTGAGAATGAGGAGTTGAAGGGTTTTCTTAAGGACCTGCTCGAGCTGGTCAAGAAG GACGACTATGATGCACAGGATCTGGCTGCATTTGAGGAGACAATCATGCGTGGTGTAGGTCACGATAAGCATGGCAAGATCTCACGCAAGGAGTTGACCATGATACTGTTAACACTGGCCAAAATCTCACCCGATGAGGAACAGTAA